The following proteins are co-located in the Paenibacillus sp. FSL H8-0079 genome:
- a CDS encoding BlaI/MecI/CopY family transcriptional regulator: protein MRIHNFKVGERGLNRFFGPLEAKIMDILWARPGSSIREVQTALEQDKDVNFNTVMTVMNRLVDKGLLGKSQKGRTSLYQPVQSKEEFMNDQSKELSHELVDEFGALALNHMLDALDEADAGLIERLEQKIKQWKKDSD, encoded by the coding sequence ATGAGAATACACAATTTCAAAGTGGGTGAGCGTGGGCTCAACCGATTTTTCGGTCCGCTGGAGGCCAAGATCATGGACATTTTATGGGCTCGTCCTGGCAGTAGCATTCGTGAAGTGCAGACCGCACTTGAACAAGACAAAGACGTCAATTTTAATACAGTCATGACCGTGATGAATCGGCTCGTAGACAAAGGACTGCTTGGCAAGTCTCAGAAGGGCAGAACATCTTTGTACCAACCGGTACAGAGCAAGGAGGAGTTTATGAACGACCAATCCAAGGAACTGTCACATGAGTTGGTGGATGAATTCGGAGCTCTGGCATTGAATCATATGCTGGATGCGCTGGATGAAGCAGATGCGGGTCTGATTGAACGCCTGGAACAGAAGATCAAACAGTGGAAAAAGGATAGCGATTAA